From the genome of Pirellulales bacterium:
CCGCGTCGACGCAACCGACTTTGCTGGGAATTCGCCGCACGGTGGGGATGGTCTTTCAACAATTCAATCTGTTTCCCCACATGAACGTACTGGAGAATGTGGCGGCTGCTCCGCAAATGGTGCTGGGGGATGAGCGGGAGGCGGCATTGCAGCGCGGGCGGGACTTGCTGGCGCGGGTCGGCCTGGCGGACAAGTGCCATAACCGTCCAGAGCAACTATCGGGAGGGCAGCAACAGCGGGTAGCCATTGCCCGGGCGTTGGCCATGCGGCCCGAAGCTATCCTGTTTGACGAGCCGACCAGCGCGCTCGATCCGCGAATGACCGGCGAAGTGCTGGCCGTGATGCAGGATCTGGCCCAGGAGGGGCAAACCATGATCGTGGTGACGCACGCGATGAATTTTGCCCGACGGGTGGCCGGGACGGTGCATGTCTTTGCCGAGGGAAAGGTCCTGGAAAGCGGGACACCGGACCAAATCTTTGAACATCCCACGCAGGCGGGGACCGCCGCGTTTGTCCGGGAACTAGCGGACTAAGCAGGAAAAGTCGATATTCCACTTTTTTGTGGAAAATATTGCTGCCGTACGGGCTTACGCGGTTACGTTAATTTCCAGTTCTTCATCCGCGTCGTTGGCGATCAAATAAGCCTTGATACTGGCCAGGGTTTGTTTGGCGGACTCTTCCACATCATCGCGGCGGCGGTTGCGATTCCACTTGGGAGCCGCGGATACGTCGATCAGCGTGCACTTGATTAAACGAGCGGGCTTGTCCCCGCTGGCGGGCGTGGGGAGCTCTTTTTCGGTAAAATTGAGATCCAGGATCATCACTTCGGTCCGATCCGTTCGCCGCCGCAACTGTTGCGGCGTGGTCGAGACCTCGAGCCGGATTTGATTGTCGTTGGCGTTAAGCACCGTGGCCTTATGATCGGAGATAAATCCCCGCAGTTTTTCTATGGTCATCGGCAGGGGGACCGTGGTCATCAGCTTGCGCTGGAATGTCGCGGCCGGAGAGCCCCAGAGCCAACGCCACCAACCCACCTCCCGGCGTTCGCTAACGGGCTGGTCAAAGCCCACGCCTAACTGCACAACCCGGTTGCGGCCCGCTTCCTTGGCCATGTAGAGGGCGCGGTCGGCCCGGCGAAGCATGATTTCGGGGGAATCCCCCGCCTGCAGTTCAGTCACGCCAAAGCTGGCGGTTACTCCGCGGCCCCCCATGCCGGATTGGCGTATTTCGCTTAACATGACCCGTATCCGATCGGCCAGCGCGGCGGCGGATTGGGCATTGCAATCCGCGCACAATATAACAAATTCCTCTCCACCGTAGCGCGCGGCAAAATATCCCATTTGCGAAATATTTTGCAACACCTGCGCATAGCTGATCAGCACCTGGTCGCCGACCTGATGGCCATAAGTGTCATTCACGGACTTGAACCGGTCGATATCGGTGATAATGACGCTGCAGGGGAGGCTGCGATCAAAGTGTTCCTTGACCAGTTCCTTAAACGCGCGCTCAAATTCCGCGCGATTGGCCAATTGGGTCAGGGGATCGCGGGTGGCGCGAGCTTGCCAAGCCTGGCATTGCTCCTCCAGGGTGACTTCCCCGGAGGCGTCATGCAGCAGCACCGCCGCGCCGAACAGCACGCCATGATTATCCAGGACGGGAATGGTGTGCATATTGACCGATATCTTTTTTTCGCCGCGGCCGCGGATCACCAATCGCCGCATCGACTGCACCCGCGATTTAAGCGCCATGTCCACGGGACATCCCCCGGGGGGTATTTCCCGGCCATCCTCATCCCGCAAGCGCAATAATTGCGGGCTGTAAATGCGCTGATAGACGCTCGCGGAGGAAATTCCCGTCAACCGCTCCGCCCCGCGATTCCAAACCATGACCTGCAAATTTGTGTCCAAAAAGATGACCGCGTCGTACATGTTATCCAGCAAGCGTTGCTGAAACAGCATGGTCGGACTGGCGGATTCACATCGGCAAAAGTTATGGTTAAGCTGCCAATGCGTGTCCAGCGTACGCGGGCCCAGTTCGCTCAACCAACCGTGGATTTCCCCGGCCCGCCGCGGGTCCGGATCAAATGGCATCAATTCCACAAATTCCGCCACCAGTCGCGGGTCAAACTGGCGGCCCGCCCAGGCGCGCAGCTCTTGTACGGCGCGTTCGTGGGTGAATGCGCCGCGATAGACTTGCGGATTGACCATGGCGTCATAGGCGTCCACGATGGCGATCATCCGCGCCGCCAGGGGCAATTCTCCACCTTGTCCCTCTAGCTTCAAGCGGGTGCCGTCATACCAGGCGGGCACATTGCTGGCAATCTCGAGCAATTCATACGACGCGCTGCTGGCGGACATGATTTCGACACCCATCAACCGGTGCCGGTCCACCACCGCTTGTTCTTCCGCGGACAGTTGTCCCGGCTTGAGCAGGATTGAGTCCGGCAGTCCAATCTTGCCGATATCGTGCAAGAGTGCGGCGATTTCCAGTTGGGTTTGCTCTTCCGCGGGCAACCGGCGCCTCAGGCCCCAGGCCGAACAACATAACGCGACCCGCACGCTGTGCGCGGCTGTTTCGGCATGCTTGCAGCGGAGCGCCGTAAACAGGCTGGCCGCCATCCCCAGCCGGGCGGCGACTAATTCGGCTTGGCTCTTTGCCAGATGGGTTGACCCGCTTGAATGGGCCGGGGTGGATGTGTCGCTATTTCCCAACTCGGCCAGCGCGCCCGCCACATCGGCCAATAAATGATCCATTCGCGCGGCCGCGGGAAAAGACCCTTCCGCCGCCGCGCCGGTAGCGCTAATGCCGCTATTCGGCTCTGGGGCCGCAGGTGACGGCGATGGGCCAACATCAAGGGCGGAGGGAGCAGCCACGAACTATTCCTGCAAAATGATCGCTGGGGAGGGGCACGGTTACATCAAATCTAGGTTATCCTTGTGTGGCATCAACTTGCTGCGTTTTTTAACCCCATTTTGTGCCTGATTTTTCTGATTCCAGGGACATATTTCACCAATTGCGCGGATCACGCGCTTGCCCGGGGGACATGCCGGTTGAGCCGCCACGGACGAAATGTTAGCTTTAAACCAGATGTAGGGCTTATCCGACGGCCGCGGCACGATTGAACGCAAACCTCTTTTGCGATATTGGAAAATTTATCATGCGTCTTGTGACATACCTGGATGCCCAAGGAGAACCCCGCGCGGCGGGCGTGCGGGGTGCGGAATTGGTCGATTTGGCCAATGCCGACCCCGGTCTGCCTAGCGGTTTACGCGCACTGTTGGCGGGAGGAACGTCATTGTTAGAGCGGGCCGCGGCGGCCATCCGCACGGGGCCGGGTTTGGCCAGATCCAGCGTGCGACTCTTGCCCCCGATTGTCGATCCCCAAAAGATCTTTGGCATCGGGCTGAATTACGCCGATCATGCGCGTGAAACCGGCAAAGAACCCCCGCCCGAGCCGGTCATTTTTAATAAACTGCCCACCGCGCTAGTGGCTCCCGGCCAACCAATTGTTTTGCCGGTTGCTTCACACAAAGTCGATTATGAAGCCGAATTGGTCGCGGTGATCGGCCAGGGAGGACGCGATATTCCCCGGGAGCGGGCCTACGACCATATCGCCGGGTACTGCTGCGGTAACGATGTCTCCGCCCGCGATTGGCAAACCCAAAAGCCCGGCGGGCAGTGGCTATTGGGCAAGTCGTTTGACACGTTTGCCCCCTGCGGGCCGGAACTGGTCACCGCGGACGAGGTGGGACCGCCTGAAAACTTGCGCGTCCAGTGCCGTTTGGATGGCCGCACTATGCAAGATTCCACCACCGCGCAACTCATTTTCAACCTCCCATATTTAATCGAATACCTCTCGCGGGTGGTCACGCTGTGCCCCGGCGATTTGATTTTTACTGGCACTCCCCCCGGCGTGGGCGTGGCCCGCCAGCCACCGGTCTATCTGCAGCCAGGCCAAACGGTCGAGGTGGAAATAGAAAAATTGGGCGTGCTAACCAATCCCATCA
Proteins encoded in this window:
- a CDS encoding amino acid ABC transporter ATP-binding protein, with product MITVTDLHKRHGHLHVLKGIDLSVRAGEVAAIIGPSGGGKSTFLRCLNGLETFDQGSVRIGERQLLPGSHSASTQPTLLGIRRTVGMVFQQFNLFPHMNVLENVAAAPQMVLGDEREAALQRGRDLLARVGLADKCHNRPEQLSGGQQQRVAIARALAMRPEAILFDEPTSALDPRMTGEVLAVMQDLAQEGQTMIVVTHAMNFARRVAGTVHVFAEGKVLESGTPDQIFEHPTQAGTAAFVRELAD
- a CDS encoding diguanylate cyclase, encoding MAAPSALDVGPSPSPAAPEPNSGISATGAAAEGSFPAAARMDHLLADVAGALAELGNSDTSTPAHSSGSTHLAKSQAELVAARLGMAASLFTALRCKHAETAAHSVRVALCCSAWGLRRRLPAEEQTQLEIAALLHDIGKIGLPDSILLKPGQLSAEEQAVVDRHRLMGVEIMSASSASYELLEIASNVPAWYDGTRLKLEGQGGELPLAARMIAIVDAYDAMVNPQVYRGAFTHERAVQELRAWAGRQFDPRLVAEFVELMPFDPDPRRAGEIHGWLSELGPRTLDTHWQLNHNFCRCESASPTMLFQQRLLDNMYDAVIFLDTNLQVMVWNRGAERLTGISSASVYQRIYSPQLLRLRDEDGREIPPGGCPVDMALKSRVQSMRRLVIRGRGEKKISVNMHTIPVLDNHGVLFGAAVLLHDASGEVTLEEQCQAWQARATRDPLTQLANRAEFERAFKELVKEHFDRSLPCSVIITDIDRFKSVNDTYGHQVGDQVLISYAQVLQNISQMGYFAARYGGEEFVILCADCNAQSAAALADRIRVMLSEIRQSGMGGRGVTASFGVTELQAGDSPEIMLRRADRALYMAKEAGRNRVVQLGVGFDQPVSERREVGWWRWLWGSPAATFQRKLMTTVPLPMTIEKLRGFISDHKATVLNANDNQIRLEVSTTPQQLRRRTDRTEVMILDLNFTEKELPTPASGDKPARLIKCTLIDVSAAPKWNRNRRRDDVEESAKQTLASIKAYLIANDADEELEINVTA
- a CDS encoding fumarylacetoacetate hydrolase family protein gives rise to the protein MRLVTYLDAQGEPRAAGVRGAELVDLANADPGLPSGLRALLAGGTSLLERAAAAIRTGPGLARSSVRLLPPIVDPQKIFGIGLNYADHARETGKEPPPEPVIFNKLPTALVAPGQPIVLPVASHKVDYEAELVAVIGQGGRDIPRERAYDHIAGYCCGNDVSARDWQTQKPGGQWLLGKSFDTFAPCGPELVTADEVGPPENLRVQCRLDGRTMQDSTTAQLIFNLPYLIEYLSRVVTLCPGDLIFTGTPPGVGVARQPPVYLQPGQTVEVEIEKLGVLTNPIIAAEGRV